ATCACCAGCCTGAACCGCTTGCGATCATAGGTCGCCTTGAGCCAGCGCTCCCAGCCCGGGATCGCCTGGATCTCGTCGAAAACGAGCCAGGCCCCCTCTCCGCTCCAGATGTTCGAACGATAGGTGTCGAGCACCGCCTCCAGCGGCCGATCAAGGTTGGCCAGGGCGGGCTCGTCGCAGTTGACGAAGAGGATCGATCGCGGGTCGACACCCTGTTCATCGATCAGGTCGCGGATCATCTGGTACAGCAGGGTGGTTTTGCCCGAACGCCGGACGCCGCTGAGGACTACGATCTCCCCGGTGGTGCAGTATCTTTTGATCTTCGAGAGGTAGCGGTCCCGCCGGACGCCGGTGTCGAAGTCTCTGCCGCTCCACCAGGGGTTGAGGGCGACCAGAAGGTCGAGGAGATCGGCCATGCGATTCTGGTGGGTTATAACCCTGCATAAAGGTATGTTTTTAAGTGGTTATAACCATGCGAAAATTACCCTGACATTACACTGGAAGAGTCTGAAGATAACGATCCCGGTTCGCTGGGGTCGATAGTGGCGTCGGATGCCGCCTGTGACCTGCCAGTCGAGAGGAGAATCGAACATGATCAGGTGTGGGGATAGATATTGAGTTAAGGGGCAGGTACACCTCATCGGCATGGATCTGCCGGCGATCTTCATCTTCTCCGGGATCGCCATCGCCCTCGAGATCACGACGTATCGGCGGACGCTGGAGTGAGGGAAGTATGGCCGGTGAAGAGATGCCGCCGATGACAGTTGTCCTGATGTTCACCATTATCGACCGTTTTCGACAGGTTTTCACCACCTGCCGAAAGAAGGCGAGGATAGAGGAATAATGGCGGATCGGAAATTACGCATAGATATAATGATCAATATATGTATGCTGTGTTGCATAACTCTCTCCTGTACTCTTCCTCCCTCTTTTCTCCGCCGTCTCGCTCACTTCACCATTGTAAGCAGCATATTGTAGCAGTTCATTTTCATCTTCACCTCCCGGATCATTCCCTCCTTCGAAGTCGCCCTCACCGTTTCGCCGAATATTCGTTTTCCACTGGAAAACACTCCTTCAGCCTTCCATCTCATCCCATAGTCGATATCCTGTGCCCACTCTCTATATCCCCCCAATCGTACTCGCTCCCGTACGCATTCGGCGCGATAGGGCGATCCGGTGGATCTGGTCGCTGCATCTGTTCGCGTCTTGATTCCCGATAGGATCCCGCGTTTTTCGAGCGTATTGAAGATCTCGTTCCGGTCATAGGCCCCATCTGCAAGAAGACGGCGTATGGTATGCTCCCTGCCACAGTGCTGCTGGACCTGATCCAGGAGGGGAATACACCGTGCATCATCCTGAACCGATTCGTCGGTGACCTCTAGACCAAGGATCTGATTGGTTTCGATGTCGATCATCGCATGGACCTTGATCCATCCGCGCCGGACCCTCCACTTCTCCCGCATCCATTCCCCGCGGTTGGTGACTTTGATCCCGGTGCTATCGACAGCAATGATGACATTGCGTGAGAGGATCGTTGGATCAACCCGAAGGGAGATATCAAGACGCTTGATCCGGCGGAAAAGGGTTGTATAATCTGCTGAAACAAGGGAAGGAATAAAGATAGAGAGTTTCCGGGTAAAACCCTCCATCTGGCGATAGGGCATCTGCAGGAAGACGTGAATGAAAGCCATCCAGGTGATGAAGGGTTCGGGATAGTGAAAAGGACGACCGGGCTTGCCGGTGTTCATCCGGGAAACGAGATCAGTCCAGTGGTCGATGAAATCAAGGGAGAGGTAGAATTCGCCGCGGCGAACCAGACGTTCATTATATATACTCCAATCACGAGTGTCGGTGTACGGACGGCCCCAGTACTTCTCTAATTCCTTCCTCCCTCTCATTTCATTCAACGGCGTTTCTCGCTCCCTTTCCTAAACAGGATACCTTAACACAGGAATGGCTCTGGCACCCCTCATCGATGTGCGGATCGCCTCCCAGATTATGCACATGAAGGAGCTGAACCGGAAGCCGCGCACCTCAATGGTTTGTGGTCCCTGTTTCGCGGGGGAAAAGTGCTTCCAGAGTATATCGATCCAGATATTCTTGAGGAGGAACGATATTATGGCGTAGAGATACCGGATGACCGGGTTTTTTGTGCTCGTACGGGGTTTCACCTGGTTGCGCATCCGATAGGACGATTCAATCGAGAACCTGGACCGATAGGTCTGATGGACCCGATGGGGATTCCACCGGAGGTTTCCCACGACGTAACCCAGATTCTCAACGCCGCGCTTACCCCGTTTTCCTTTTGCATACTTCACGGCAATCGCAATCTTCAGGACCAGCACCGGTTTTCCGTGCATCCGATATTCAGCATACCGGGAGTGTGTTCCCTGGAGGACTTGTTTCATCCTTTTCCCGTGTTTCCTGACAGGAACGATGAACGGCACCTGGACGTCCATCAGAAACCCGAGCACCTTCCGGGTGTAGAACTCCCGATCCAGGCAGAGAACTTCGATGCGAAGACCGAGTTCAGTGATCCGATCGAGACATTGCGCGATGTATCCGACCTTCGAGGTATCCCGGCGCACCGGGAACACGGCCAGCGTCATCTGCCGGTTCCTGGTGGTCACATACAGAGTGATGTAGGAATAAAACTCATTTGTTGACTTTTTACGCTTACTTCGCACGATATAGGCCTCATTCTCCTCATCGGTTGACCCGTAGTACGGATCGTTGGTAAAGTCAATCGCAAACTGATAGGCGTACCCAGGTTTGAGGACGTGGTGCATATGGGTGGTGAGGATCGAGGTGTTATTCTGTTCCAAATCGGCCATATCGAGTTTTTTGAGGTGGTAGCGAACGGACGTTTCGCACGGTACCCGATCCAGGATGTGGGTGATTGAGTGAACTGACTGATTCATTACAGCCATGCCGACCAGAGAAGAAATCAAGTCCGTTTGAGTGAGTTTTCCCTGAATGGGAATGGTTAGATGCTGATCCAGTGCCGAAACAACAGGGGCGCAACAGTCTTTAGGTTTCAGAATGTTGCTCTTTCTGCAGGTCACCCTCGATTTAGGTAAAGGCATGAGGGGAAGCCTGCAATCTATATAGATCTTTCGATTTTGGGCGGGCTTCGGGCGGTAGAGGGGGATTTGGGGTCTCTAAAATTAGCGAAGTACTGGGCCCCATCGTTTGTTCTTTGGCATGAGGGAATGACGGGGCCTCCGGCATATTCTATCTTTGGGTGCGGTAGTGGCACTTATGCAACACAGCATATATGTACATACGTACCTCTTTTCACCAGATGGAAGGAGCACAGAGTGCGGGCAACCCTGGAGTGGATGTGGGTGCTTGTGACTGTGATCTTCCGTATGGTGAAAACGATTTTTTAAATCAATGGATATGACGTGAAATATTGATTTGAGACACGAATGCACCGGGAAACATTTTCGACGCCGTCGAAAGGTGTCGAGAGTGGGTGAAAGTGGTGAAAGGGCATGCACCGGATCACGAGGGAGGAGATCCTTAACGCACAATATACTTATTCAGACGCCTCTACAGAGTGATCTTCAGAAGTAGAAATCAAAACTCCCTCAAACCCCCCTGATCCCCTCCTCCACGATCACATAATCAAACGACGTATCAGCCGGCCGCGACCGGTGCTTCTCCAGCACGACCCTCCGCGTCGCGTCCCGCCGCTCGATCCTGAGGATCGCCTTCGAGATATGCCCGAGGGCCGTCCCCCCGAGTCCAAAGAAGACGTCGGTGTCCACGTTCATGTACACCTGGTTCGTGATCAACACCGGCACCTCGTACTTCTTCGCATACCCGAGGAGGAGGACCATATGCCGCGAGAGGGTGCGGAGGGCGTCCTTCGTCGTCCCGAGTTCGGAGCGGTACAGGGCCGTCGCCGAGTCCATCACGATCAGCCCGACCCGCTTCGTGCGCAGCAGGGCCTCGGCCTCGGCGATCATCACCCCCTGCTGCACGAAGTCCGCCGGCTCGAAGAGGTAGAGGTGGTCGGCCAGGCTCACCGCCTCCTCCCCGGCGATCTGCTCGAACCGGTCGGCGGAGAAGCCCTCGGTGTCGATATACACCACGTCCTCGCCGCCCCGGAGGCAGGAGACCGCCGCCATGATGCAGAGGGTGCTCTTCCCGCTCCCGGGCTCACCGTAGATCTGCGTGATCGTCCGGCGCTCCAGCCCGCCGCCCAGGAGGTCGTCGAGAAGGGGAGAACCGGTGGAGAGGCGCGAGAGCTTCACTGCCCCTCGCCCTCCAGTTCGCGCCATGCGGCTGCCTCGACGATCCTGGCCACGGTCCTGACCGGCACCCCGAGTTCCTCGGCCCACGCCCGCACCTCGTCTGACTCGGCCTTCACCGAGAAGACCTCCCCTTCGATGGCGGCGACCTTCACCGCCACCTCGCGGCGCACGCCCGCGACCTCGGCCGCCACCCGCTCGATCCGGCGGGCCGTGGCCAGGCGGTGGACCGACGGGATGCACCGCACCCCCAGGGTGCCGAGTTCCCGCGCCAGGATCAGGGAGAGGGGGGCGGAATCGGCCGGTCGGCAGACGACCCGGACCAGGTGCCCGGCCCGCCCCTTCTTCATCGTCGCCGGGATCACCGAGACGTCCCGGGCGCCGGCGGCGAAGAGGGCGTCCATGCAGTGGGCGATCACCTCCCCGGTGACGTCGTCCACGTTCGTCTCCAGGATATCCACCTCGTCGCCCGGCACGCCGGCCGTCCCTTCCAGGAGGACGGCGCGAAGGACGTTCGGGGCGTCAGCCGGATCGCGGCTGCCTGCGCCGTAACCGGTGGCGAGCACCCGGACTGCGCCGATCGCCGCCGGCTTTATGGTCGAGAACTCGGCAAGGAGGGCCGCACCCGTCGGGGTGCAGAGCTCGCCCTCGCCGCCCCCGAAGACGGCGTCAAGATCTGATCCCCGCAGGATGCCCAGGGTGGCCGGCGCCGGCACCGGCATCCTCCCGTGGGCCGCCACCACCGTCCCCTGCCCCAGGGCCAGCGGCATCACGGCGACGGCGTCGAGGTGCAGGCTCTCAAGAGCGGTGCAGGCCCCGACCACGTCGGCGATCGCGTCGTCGGCCCCGACCTCGTGGAAGTGCGGGGCATGGCCGTGGACACGCTCCTCGGCATCGGCGATCCTCTGGAACACCCGCTTCGCCCGCTCTATCACCGCCAGAGACGCATCTGCCGCCTCCACCCGCTCGATCACCTCGGCGAGGCTCCGGTGCGCCGGCCCCGACCTGGTCTCCACCCGCACCGCGGCGATCCCGCACCTCGTCACCCGGGAGAAGACCGGGTCGGCCACCACCGAGGCCATCGCCGCCCGGACCTGCGCCTCGTCTGCGCCCAGGTCTAAAAGGGCGCCGATCGTCATGTCGCCCGCAGCGCCGTGGAACGGATCCAGAAGAAGAACACGCATACTGAGGCAGTAGTTATAAATCCGGGCGTATATGATTGTAACGAATGCCCGAAATGTACCTCAAAGTCGACAGAGCATACCCCGAGGACCAGGGCGGGGGGAAGGCGCGTCTGGATCCCGACACCATGCTCCAGATGCGGCTCTCTCCGGGCGATCTCGTCGAAATCGTCGGGAAACGCCGGACGGTCGCCAAGGTCTGGCGGGCCATGGTTTCCGACTGGCAGCAGGGAAAAATACGGATCGATAAGTTCACCCGGGAAAACGCCGTGGTCTCGGTCGGGGACCGGATCCTGGTGCGGAAGATCGAGCAGGAGGTCGAGGCGAAACGGGTCGTCCTCGCCCCGCCCGAGGACATGCCGCGGCAGGTCCCGATCAACTTCCAGAGCGTCACCAACCACCTCATCGATTTCCCGGTCACAAAAAACGACACCGTCCCGATCCAGGCCGGTCTGCCCTTCATGCAGCCGCAGATCGTCGCCTTCAAGGCCGTCGTCGTGGAACCCGAGGAGGCGATCATCATCACGAAGAACACTCACCTCGAGTTCTCCGAAAAACCGGTCGCCGGCTTCGACGGGGTCAGGAAGATCTCGTACGAGGACATTGGCGGCCTCAAGGACGAACTCCAGCGGGTGCGGGAGACGATCGAACTCCCCATGCGCCACCCCGAGCTCTTCAGGAAACTCGGGATCGACCCCCCAAAGGGCGTGCTCCTCTACGGCCCGCCGGGAACGGGCAAGACCCTCATCGCCAAGGCGGTCGCCTCCGAATCCGGGGCGCACTTCATCTCCATCGCCGGGCCCGAGGTGATCTCGAAATACTACGGCGAGTCTGAACAGCGCCTGCGCGAGGTCTTCGAGGACGCCCGGCAGAACGCCCCGTCGATCATCTTCATCGACGAACTCGACTCGATCGCCCCCAAACGCGAGGACGTCACCGGCGAGGTGGAGCGGCGGGTCGTCGCCCAGCTCCTCACGATGATGGACGGCCTCGAAGAGCGGGGGCAGGTCGTCGTGATCGGGGCGACGAACCGCCTGGACGCCATCGACCCGGCCCTCAGGCGGCCCGGCCGTTTCGACCGGGAGATCGAGATCGGTGTCCCGAACGAGCGCGACAGGACCGAGATCTTCAGGATCCACACCCGCGGGATGCCGCTTGCCGACGATGTCGATCTCGGCCATCTCGCCCGCCAGACCCACGGTTTCGTGGGCGCCGACCTTGCCGCCCTGGCGCGTGAAGGAGCGATCCGGGCCCTCCGCCGCTACCTACCGGAGATCGACCTCGACGCCGAGGAGATCCCGCAGGAAGTGCTGGAGCATATGGAGGTGTATGAGGCTGACTTCCGCGAGTCCCTGCGGGACGTCACGCCGAGCGCCATGCGCGAGGTGCTCCTGGAGGTCTCCCACGTCACCTGGAACGACGTCGGCGGCCTCGAGTCAGAGAAGGAGGAGGTCAGGGAAGCGGTCGAATACCCGCTGACAAGCCGGGCCCGTTTCGAAGACCTCGGGATCAACCCCCCGCGGGGCGTCCTGCTCTACGGCCCGCCGGGAACGGGCAAGACCCTCATCGCCAAGGCGGTCGCCTCTGAATCGGGTGCGAACTTCATCCCGGTCAGGGGGCCGCAGCTCCTCTCGAAATGGGTCGGGGAGTCGGAACGGGCGGTGCGGGAGATCTTCAAGAAGGCGCGTCAGGTGGCGCCGGCGATCATCTTCTTCGACGAGCTCGACGCCCTCGCCCCGGCCAGGGGCGGCGGCACCGAGTCGCACGTGATCGAGAGCGTCTTGAACCAGATCCTCACCGAGATGGACGGCCTCACCGAGCGCGGCGACGTCGTGGTGATGGGGGCGACGAACCGACCCGATATCGTCGACCCGGCCCTGCTCCGGCCCGGCCGCTTCGACCGGCTGGTCTACATCGGCGCACCCGACCGCAAAGGGCGGGCAAAGATCCTGGGGATCCACACCCGCACCATGCCGATCGAGGGGTCGAGCATAAACGAG
Above is a window of Methanofollis tationis DNA encoding:
- a CDS encoding ISH3 family transposase — encoded protein: MPLPKSRVTCRKSNILKPKDCCAPVVSALDQHLTIPIQGKLTQTDLISSLVGMAVMNQSVHSITHILDRVPCETSVRYHLKKLDMADLEQNNTSILTTHMHHVLKPGYAYQFAIDFTNDPYYGSTDEENEAYIVRSKRKKSTNEFYSYITLYVTTRNRQMTLAVFPVRRDTSKVGYIAQCLDRITELGLRIEVLCLDREFYTRKVLGFLMDVQVPFIVPVRKHGKRMKQVLQGTHSRYAEYRMHGKPVLVLKIAIAVKYAKGKRGKRGVENLGYVVGNLRWNPHRVHQTYRSRFSIESSYRMRNQVKPRTSTKNPVIRYLYAIISFLLKNIWIDILWKHFSPAKQGPQTIEVRGFRFSSFMCIIWEAIRTSMRGARAIPVLRYPV
- the radB gene encoding DNA repair and recombination protein RadB, with the translated sequence MARTGGRGAVKLSRLSTGSPLLDDLLGGGLERRTITQIYGEPGSGKSTLCIMAAVSCLRGGEDVVYIDTEGFSADRFEQIAGEEAVSLADHLYLFEPADFVQQGVMIAEAEALLRTKRVGLIVMDSATALYRSELGTTKDALRTLSRHMVLLLGYAKKYEVPVLITNQVYMNVDTDVFFGLGGTALGHISKAILRIERRDATRRVVLEKHRSRPADTSFDYVIVEEGIRGV
- the larC gene encoding nickel pincer cofactor biosynthesis protein LarC, with translation MRVLLLDPFHGAAGDMTIGALLDLGADEAQVRAAMASVVADPVFSRVTRCGIAAVRVETRSGPAHRSLAEVIERVEAADASLAVIERAKRVFQRIADAEERVHGHAPHFHEVGADDAIADVVGACTALESLHLDAVAVMPLALGQGTVVAAHGRMPVPAPATLGILRGSDLDAVFGGGEGELCTPTGAALLAEFSTIKPAAIGAVRVLATGYGAGSRDPADAPNVLRAVLLEGTAGVPGDEVDILETNVDDVTGEVIAHCMDALFAAGARDVSVIPATMKKGRAGHLVRVVCRPADSAPLSLILARELGTLGVRCIPSVHRLATARRIERVAAEVAGVRREVAVKVAAIEGEVFSVKAESDEVRAWAEELGVPVRTVARIVEAAAWRELEGEGQ
- a CDS encoding CDC48 family AAA ATPase, with product MPEMYLKVDRAYPEDQGGGKARLDPDTMLQMRLSPGDLVEIVGKRRTVAKVWRAMVSDWQQGKIRIDKFTRENAVVSVGDRILVRKIEQEVEAKRVVLAPPEDMPRQVPINFQSVTNHLIDFPVTKNDTVPIQAGLPFMQPQIVAFKAVVVEPEEAIIITKNTHLEFSEKPVAGFDGVRKISYEDIGGLKDELQRVRETIELPMRHPELFRKLGIDPPKGVLLYGPPGTGKTLIAKAVASESGAHFISIAGPEVISKYYGESEQRLREVFEDARQNAPSIIFIDELDSIAPKREDVTGEVERRVVAQLLTMMDGLEERGQVVVIGATNRLDAIDPALRRPGRFDREIEIGVPNERDRTEIFRIHTRGMPLADDVDLGHLARQTHGFVGADLAALAREGAIRALRRYLPEIDLDAEEIPQEVLEHMEVYEADFRESLRDVTPSAMREVLLEVSHVTWNDVGGLESEKEEVREAVEYPLTSRARFEDLGINPPRGVLLYGPPGTGKTLIAKAVASESGANFIPVRGPQLLSKWVGESERAVREIFKKARQVAPAIIFFDELDALAPARGGGTESHVIESVLNQILTEMDGLTERGDVVVMGATNRPDIVDPALLRPGRFDRLVYIGAPDRKGRAKILGIHTRTMPIEGSSINEAVAATEGLDTSAIEDIAASLPKDELLTGETFRKAAEKVSKGQGEVLTAGGRRRLIVDLLHARGIQLGDPARTAVIEAIAGITEGYVGSDLEALCREAGMFAMREGAQVVTRKHLEAAAQKVHPTMNERLVDYYRRVKGFFKGGLPEAVQPPEYQ